GCGAAGCGGCGATGAAGGCTGCTGGTATTGTGCCCGAGAAGGTAATCGTCTTTGGCAGGTCAATTGGTTCGCTTTACGCCATCGAACTTGCGGATCGCCAACCAACCATAGCTGGGCTCATCATTGAGAGCGGAATCGCCAATCCGTCCGAGAGATTTCTGACGTATGCAGACCTTGAGTCGGCGGGACTCAAAGAGGCTGACGTTCTGACGGAAGTGGAACTCTACTTCAGTCATCAGATGAAACTGTTGGAGTACGAGAATCCGTTGCTCATTCTGCACACAGAAGAGGATGGCCTGATCGACATTTCCCACGCCGAACGAAACTACGAGTGGTCGGGCTCATCACAGAAACAACTCGTGCGATTTCCGAACGGGAATCACAACACAATCTTTCGAGCGAATCTGACTGAGTACATGAATGCCGTGGCCGACTTCATGAGGAGCGTTCAGTCGTGAGCAACGACGAGAAGGCGGTCGGGGAATTCGGATATTGGGTCGTTGATGAGTCGCAATGGAAATCGCTGAATAAGGAAACCGTCAATGACCGTTATGTATTCCGCCGTAACTCGCTTCGACCCCAATCGTGGTGACGATTGGAAAGAGTACATCGAATGGTCTGGACTGTCACATCTCCGAGAAGTCCTTTCTTTGGACAGCCTTCTCTGCCCAACTATCGTTGAGACACTGACGGATGAGGATTGGCAGTACAACGTCCAAGAAGACCACAAGACTCATCTCTTTCATAACCTCGACTATCTTCTTCGCAGAATAGCCGGAAACAAACAGGTGAACGTGTTGGCGGTAATGCACGAGCCATTTGCCACTGATCTTTCTTCGTTCGTCGATCCCCGTTTTGTGTTTCGTGGCTTTGATCTCATCGAAATGGACGGCAGCATCAGCGCAATTTCCAATTGTGGCGGATTCGACAAGGCGTTCTCGACTGCTGACCTGTCAGAATACGGCCTGCTCACCGAACATACGAAGACAAAAAGTGTGCAAGAATTGCTCGTCAGCGAATATCCCGAAGAACGCCATGCCGAATGCGACATGTGGGCGATTTGGCAGAAGGTGTCGTGATCGCTGAAAACAGGAAATCAGGAGGCGGGTAAACGAACTGGTTTTGAGTCCGCTCGACGCTGACGAAATCGGTGGCCGTATAGAAACCCGAAGGCTCACGACTCACTCAGGGAATGACAAGGATGGCGGCAAAAAGGAAACCATGGGACATTCGTCCCTCAAAGAAGTCGGCGTCATCCATACCGGCTGCGTTGAAGAAAGAAGTGGAGTCGAAAGCCATCGCCTTGATCAGTGATGTCCTGAAGCCCAAGCATATTCGACCACCCGAAGAAGATGCACAATTCAATTACATCAGCGACATTACGGCGAAGTGGTACAGGCAGTTCTTCTACTTCATTTCAACGTACACGTGCCCACACCCGGATGCTCTTGAGCCCACCTTTGAGCAGAAGTTTGCCCGGATGGAATACATCGGCAACGACAAGTTCGCCTTGTACTTCATGCGGTACACTGGCGAATGGGTTGGCATTCACGATGCGATGTCGGTGGATGAAAGCATGGAAGCAATTCAGGACGACGAGTGGTTTGTTCCGTAACCCAGACCGAGGACCACATCCCATGACACCATATTCTATTGCCCCAGCTTCGCTGCTAATGTTGCTGGTCACTCTTGCGAGCGTGAGCGTCGGAGAAGAAGTCACGATCATGGCGGTGGGGGATTCGATTACTCAGGGCGGGAAGTCATTTCACTGCTACCGGCAGTAGACTTGTTGCTGAAAAACTCTTAGAGAAGATCAGCCATCTTCGTGAAGGCATTCCGTCTTGACCAGCAAATCAAACAAACTGGAGATCGGCTTCCATTGCGCCACGTGCGGTTCGTATCACGACCACCTGCCGATGGATTTCGGGGCGGATACGCCTGCAGCCTACGATTCGATCCCGGCAAATGAACGGGATGCACGCTGTGAACTCACACCCGACTTTTGCGTCATCGACAACAGTGAGTTCTTTGTTCGTGGATGCATCGAACTTCCTGTGCATAACGGGCCACGGCCATTCGTGTGGGGTGTCTGAACTTCGCTCAGCCTCGAGAGCTATCAACGCCTCCGTGAAATCTGGGAAACTCCGGCACGAGAATCCGAGCCACCGTTCTTTGGATGGCTTTGCACCATGTTGCCACTTTACCCGGACACTTTTCTACTCAAAACACACGTTCACACTCGCACCTTGGGACTGCGACCATTCGTTGAACTTGAGCCGACAGATCATCCGTTGGCTGTCGAACAACGTGAAGCGATTACAATGGATCGTGTGCGTGAAATCGCCGAGGCGTTGCTTCACCCAGAGGAAATGCAATGACAGAGAGATCTGCAAGCGAACAAATAGATGGCATTCTGGAATTGCTGGCACGGAACCAACATGCAGCCCCCATTGAAGAATCATTAACGCTTGCAGGGCAGTATCCAGATGCAGTTGCTGACTTGGCGATTGCTGTAGTTGCGAAGTATCCAAAGGGCGGCACATTCTTAGACGCCGCCTTGAGCTTTCTACCTGAAGGCAAGTGGCGTTGCCTCGTTGAGAACGCTCTGAATATTCTTGAAGAAGACAATGACAATAATGCCGCAGAATCCGTCATTGCCTATGCCAGCCTTCAAAACCCAAAGGCGATTCATCCGTATCTTGAGTCTGTTTTTTCGATCCGTCCCAATGGGTCAAGTTATTACTCTGCCTATCCGTGGCGAGATTCTGGATCGCAGCATTTCAGTTTTTTGAAGGGAGTCTTTGAGAATGCCGAATCGGCTGACCAAAAGATGGCAGCATGGGAAGCCATGATTCATTCTCGATACTTGCTTGCTGTGGATTTCGCCCGTCAAAATTTGAGGTCCGTGATGCCGTCCGATACTGGACGAACGCTTGAAGATTGGCTGAACTGTTGGCTTCATCAGATTGGCCTTGAATATTCTGAGGAAGGCTACACAAGGCTGTGCAACCAAAATCCGTACCATATTGTCTTCCCGGATTCCTTTTTTGCGGCGGATAGCACCCCTGCGTGGCTCGTCGAGCAACATCCGACTTGGCGTTTGAAAAGCAGCGCCCCGACAGCGCAGTTCGGAGGAAACAGTAACTCGGAATGCAAACGCTGTGGTGGGACGCTGCATCGATTGATGAAGTTTGAGTCTGTCCCCGATGAGATTGTGATCAGTGGACTCTCAGGGCTGGAGCTCGCCGTCTGCCTGTCGTGTTTGGGATGGGAGGAAGAAAGGTTGTTCTTCAGCCATGATGGCGATGGTGCTCCTGAGCATTCATTTTTTGAGGGTGAAGTTGGCGATCCACAATTCGCTGTTGGGCCGCTGAAGGAAGCCACTGTTACCTTGGCACAAACTCCAAGACGCTGGTACTGGCAGGATTGGGGGCTAAGCAACAGCCGTGAGAACCTCAATCGCATTGGCGGCGAACCATGCTGGGTTCAGGACGCTGATTATCCGAGTTGCCCTTCGTGTGAACGAACGATGGACTTTCTTATGCAGTTGGATTCGGACTTACCGACTGCTGATAGCGACGAATGGCTCTGGGGCAGTGGTGGCATGGGCTACGTCTTCTGGTGTGACACCTGCAAGGTGAGTGGCTACTTGTGGCAGTGTACATAGTCTTGCGAGGAACGCAGCGTCGGCTTAACGAGATGTCCCGCTCAAATGTATTTAACGAAACGACATAGTTGTGACACGAACCATTGCCATCGGAGATATCCACGGTTGCTCCATTGCATTGGCGGCACTCATGGAAGCCATCGATCCCAAGCCAAACGATACGATTATTCCGCTTGGCGATTATGTTGATCGAGGAATCGACTCAAAGGGTGTCCTCGACCAACTGATCCAACTCAGCGAGCGTTGCAAGCTGGTCCCAATTCTTGGTAATCATGACCAGATGATGCTTCATGCCCGTGACGGCGAATCAGACTTTCAGTTCTGGCTCAACTGTGGCGGCGACTCGGCACTGGATTCCTACGGTTCGACCGGGCAGCTTGATCTCATCCCAAGAAAACACACTCGGTTTCTGGAGTCCTGTCATTCGTACTTCGAGACTGAAACTCACATTTTTCTTCACGCCAACTATACGCCTGACCTTTCACTCCACGACCACGATGACCACACAATCCGCTGGCTTTCACTGAGAGACTATGTGCCGCAGAGAATCCATAGCTCTGGGAAGATTGCCGTCGTCGGGCATACGCCCCACGATGAGATATTTGACTTGGGCCACTTAGTTTGCATTGACACGGGTGTCTGCAACGGCGGCTGGCTCACCGCTCTGGATGTTGAATCCGGTGAGATTTGGCAGGTAAACGAATGGGGCGAATTTAGAAAAGAGCAAACGGAGAACTCATGATTCACGAGACCAACTTGGCACAAAAGGAATCAATCAGCGAAAAGAATTTGGTGAATACTGGAGACAGGCCATGCTGAGTCCCCACGAAAAGCACGAGGCCCTGACGGCGGTGCGGACCAAAGCCTATGAAGAATTTTTCGGCGGCCTACCTTCAGTCACCTTTTCCCCCGATACCCTGTTTAAGAAACCCGACGAACGGTTTCTGATCGATATTTTCGTGTACACATTGGAAGCCGACTCCGGCGACATCGAAGTCACCGTAACCAATGGTATGTCAGACCAGCGGATGGTCGATGCTGCCGAAACACATTGCTGGTCCCGGCGAGAGCTAATTCAATATTTCCCGAAATGCACCGAGGGCCATGCCCGCCGCTTGCACAATATGGCTTGGTTGCCACTCTTTGACGGTTTCCTGCTTAATGCTCACCATTCGATCACATGGGAGCATCCCGCTGTTTCGGGAACGCCTTGGAAGAATGCGTTCTTCTTGACTCCGCTCATAAAGCCACACAGAGAAGAGGTCTGCGAAGTCGAGGGCGACTCGTTGTCGTTCCTTTGGCACGTTCCAATTTCGGATGAGGAAATGGCCTACAGAAGAGATCACGGCGCAGATGCTTTAATTGATCGAATGGAGGCCGTGGAGTTGCCGTGGATTTTTGACGAGGACAACCGACCGGACCTGTTAGGGAATTAGGTTGTCCCAGACGGCCTGCGATAGCAGAAAACAGCCCACAATGTCCAAAGAGGTTGTGGGTATCGTTTTAAGAACCGGGAGAAATAAGCGACTCGGGTGGTTTTCGTTACAAGAGAAGTAACCCAAGCCTGCACCGTCCCGGCTGTTTCAAGATATGGCACGGCGAACGGGAAGTCCATCCGCCGTGCCACAATTCAGACCTGCTGATAACGTGACCGCAAGACTTCGATGGCAGGGACCTCGACGGCCTTCTCAGGTTCGTCGCTGCTTCCAGCTTCGATGTCTCGAATCATCTCGAGCAGCTTCTCCGACCATCCTGACAACAGATGAGTCCGATCATCACTCGGTCGCAACTGGCTCTGCCCGTGTCCGTTCAGGTTTACCGAATACACGAAACAGTCCTTATTGACAGCCTGACGATAACGATCGACCATCGACTGCATTGTCGCCTTCTTGCCGAAGTGCTTCTCCAAGTTGACTCCACAGTTCTGTGCCGTGCCGTTGTCGCCTTGCGTGTAACAACACAGGTCAGACAGGAAGATCATGCGATCCACATGAACCTTCCGTTTTGTGAGGTCATCAATTGAGAACCACAATCCCGTTTCCGTTCCAGCGCCGACTCCCGATCCCTTTTGGTATTCAGGGATCGCCAACGCACCATTTTTGCTTCGCTCTTCTGTAAGAGCCACCGCATCGATCTGATGCTTGATTGCCATGCAGCTATCAGCCTGTGAGAACGGAACCCACATGCTGCTGTCACCGAATACTCCAACAATTGCTCGACGGCCAAGACGCTTTGCCAAGACCGCCGACAGCATATTGCCGCAATCGGAAACTCGGATTCGAGACTTACCACTGATCGCACAACCAACAGCACTTCCGCTGTTGTCGGTCAGAACCATCGTGATGCCCGGTAGATCCGCAACATTCTCGACAGCACGATCCAGCATCTTACCCATCACGGTCTTTGCCGCCGTTGACGAGACTTCTCGTTCAGCAGCAAAGAATCGGAATGGTAACTGCACCGTATCGGCAACCGAGAGCAGCCGCTCATAGATCAGATCCCATGCGGCATCTGAAATCTTCGCTTGCTCAAAGTTACGCAGGTTGCGAGTGAGAGCCATCTCTCCCATGACTGGAATACATAACTCCCAAACATCCTTAGAACTTCCCAAGTGCGAAACGACGTTTTCCCATGTCAGGCCAGCGTCCTTCACCAAATCCAGCGTCACATCAGAAGCTTTCGTTGTAGCGAAGAACTTCTTCCGTGCCTCAAGAATTGGCGGCAGGTTTTCAACGTACTTATCGTTCACGATGTACTCAAACATCGCTTTGCTGACAGGCCAGTTGTCTCGCTGCTCGCCCGTTGCCTTCTCCAGATACTTGCCGATGGCCTTTGAACCACCAACCATCAGAAGAACGTCACGGAACGTCGGACGATCCTTGCCGTTGTACTTCAATAAGTTTGCATCACGCTGATCTGCCAGTGACAAAGCCAGCGCCTTACGCAGCACATGTGGCAACGCTCCACGATGCCCACGAGCCTTCCGACCAGACTTCGCATCAGCAGTCTTCTGGTCATCGCCCGCAGCCATGAACAAGTGACGGAATGCTCCGAACACCTGACGGATTTCATCGGCTCGTCGCATGATCAACTTGGCATACTTTGGCACGAACGCTTTCGTTTGCGAATGTGCAGCAGCAAGGGCCAGCATGATCTGCGGAGTGCTTCGCAGCTTCAGGCCGTTCTTTGTGTCACGAGCCCATGCAGCGATCACCAACAGGTCTTCTGGTGAATCACCGTTCGCAACAGCCGTAGCAGTCTCCAAGACTTCCCGTGCCTGCTCCGTCAGTCCCATCTCATCGACAATGGTTGAAGAGATAGAACCGGTGGAGAACAGTTCACGGTAAAAGTCGGCAGCGTTGCGGTTGCTGTCGTAATACTTGGGCTCGTTGAAGAACCCACCACCGATTGTGTGAATCAGCTTGGTGACCGGGTCGCCAACATTGTAGGCTCGGCCCGGTACGTGCTTGTGAGCAACCTGCTCGGCATGTGCTCGGTCGTGTACTGAAGTCTTCTTGATTCCAAACTTTGTCATTCCTATGCCCTCCCGCTCCATAAACTAAAAAAAACTGCTGAAGAAATCACCGGCATGGGGAATGGGATTCGAACCCAATGGTTGCCAGAAGTATCCCGTGCCTGCACCATTCAGCGAGTGCATATGGAGTAAACTAAAACGCCAGAGAAATCATCGGTCAGAGACTATTTCGATGCTCTGCCAGTTGAGCTACGTCCGAGCTTGGCTCAGACCGTGGGGCTCGAACCCACAACCGTCGAATTCAAGAAGTAACTCTGTCCTGCACCATCTGGCGTGTACAAAAAAGACCGGAGAAATCGTCGCCCAAAGTGTAAGTGCTCTACCAACTGAGCTACTGCCGCTTATGAAAAAGAGCGGCAGGTGGGACTCGAACCCACGACCTCTTCATTAAGAATGAAGTAACTCTGAACTGCACCGTCCGATCTTGTCCTCAATCCAGGAACGCCACGTTCCTCATGGCTCGTGATTCGTTCTCGGTGTTCATCACAACTCTGTGCCAGCCCTGCAAAGTGATGGTCGCATGGTCGGGATGACGAACTCGTCCCCGAACATACACGCCGGGATTCCGACGCATTGTTCTCCATCTCCAGTTCTTCGCATGACTGTTGCCTGACAGTATCTTCCGATACTGGCTCTCGGTCACACCATTTGGATGACGACCACATACATGGACGGTTTCACCACCGGTTCGGTAGCAGAATTCCGCCCAATGCGGTTTGCCTCCGTTTCCACGACTTAACGGCTCATTCGTCAGAACCAGTGATTCCTCGACGGCCATGTGTGCTTCAGGAAGGAAAAACCATTCGCCCTGCCGAATGAACGCAGCGTTCCTGCGTCGATTGCGAGACTTCCCGGACACACGCTTTCGAGCGACAGCACTTCGAACTTCGACTGGCTGAAGTGCTTCCATCGCTTGCCGAACTGTACCGACCGGAGCCGACTCAGGAATTCCTGCAACAAACCAGTGCCGCTCGTCATGACCGCAAAGATACTTGTTCTTCGCTCCGTCTTCACGAACAAGCAGCAGCAAGTGTCGATCCGCAGGCTGTACATCAAGCACATCAACTTCAGGGTCAGCCCCACGTTGCGGCATGATCTCGAAGAACTCGCCTCGACGATCTTCACCAATGTCGAGCGTCAGCAGTCCTGCTGTCGTTCCACGCCGTTGTCGAGGACGATCCACGATCTTCAGCCGTGCGCCAATGCGTTCAAACTTCTTGTTGAGGAATAAAGTGTCCATGGAGAAGCAGACACTCTTGCCGAAGTTTGGTTCGCACGAACCCGCAGCTTTAATCGTCTTGTTTGCCGGATTTGGCGGTCAGCGATTCCAAAGCCACAACGCACCGCTGACCAAGGCAGCAATGAGCAAAGCCCAACCAATCAGGACGCCCCAGATTGCGATGTCTTGCGTACCGCCAAGGCCATCCCGTTCTTTTCGTCGTCGATCAACAATGGAGCGGACGATCTCCAAGCCAATCAGGTTCACTACCCCTGCGATGACAAAGAAAACGGTAATGGCTCCCCAGTTCATGGCTACCCAAACGCTCCGAATGGCGGAGAATACTTGACCGAGCCGATCACGCCTTCCAACGCACCGGGAACAAGTTCCAACGCCATCCATGCTTCCCCGCCGCCAAATGGGGACGCCAAGGGCTGGGCCAGTTCGGCACTGAATCCGAATCGTGGATAGAACTCGGTATGGCCAAGCACGACAACGATCTTGTGGCCCAATTTCCGGCAGGCATCCAATCCAGCTTCTACGAGCTTTGTACCGATCGCTTGCCGCTGGTGCTCGGGTGCCACGGCCATTGGGGCGAGCGACAGGGCATTCACCGGCCCCGTATTTGTATTGATGGTTACTCTGCTGAACAGAATGTGCCCGACGATCTGCTGATCGCACTCAGCCACAAGCGAAACCTCCACGAAGCCACCATCTCGTAGTGCATAGACGAGGTTGGCTTCATCGACGCCATTAAATGCCGCTTGATTGACGTTCCAGATGTCCTGCTGGTCTTCGTCAGTCTCATGTCGGATTGTCGCTGTGGCGTTCATTATGTCCCCACTGATGTCAGACGCTCAAAGGCATCCTTTGGCTTGCCGTAACCATGATCGCCATCGGCGGCGATGGCCGACAGAAGGAAGTCGTTGAGGAACGTGCCAACGCTATGTGGAGCCACGTCATCTGACAGCACAGCATCAGCCGCCATCACAAGCTCATTCATCGAGCCAATGACAGAACGATTCAGCGACTTCGCAAACGTCACCGATCTCGTCGCCGGAATGATGTGTTGCTCATAAACGCTCTCCTTGCCATCGTCTTCCATGAACTCACGAATCAGGCTCAGCGATCTCTGAATGAACGTATTGTCGTTGGTGATTCCGTTTCCGTACATCACACACGAATACATCGATTTCGTGTTGCACAAAATGACGTACTGAGTTCGCCCCACATTAAAGACGTTGGCAGACCAGTCAGCGTAC
This DNA window, taken from Fuerstiella marisgermanici, encodes the following:
- a CDS encoding metallophosphoesterase — its product is MTRTIAIGDIHGCSIALAALMEAIDPKPNDTIIPLGDYVDRGIDSKGVLDQLIQLSERCKLVPILGNHDQMMLHARDGESDFQFWLNCGGDSALDSYGSTGQLDLIPRKHTRFLESCHSYFETETHIFLHANYTPDLSLHDHDDHTIRWLSLRDYVPQRIHSSGKIAVVGHTPHDEIFDLGHLVCIDTGVCNGGWLTALDVESGEIWQVNEWGEFRKEQTENS
- a CDS encoding suppressor of fused domain protein, with the protein product MLSPHEKHEALTAVRTKAYEEFFGGLPSVTFSPDTLFKKPDERFLIDIFVYTLEADSGDIEVTVTNGMSDQRMVDAAETHCWSRRELIQYFPKCTEGHARRLHNMAWLPLFDGFLLNAHHSITWEHPAVSGTPWKNAFFLTPLIKPHREEVCEVEGDSLSFLWHVPISDEEMAYRRDHGADALIDRMEAVELPWIFDEDNRPDLLGN
- a CDS encoding TROVE domain-containing protein; amino-acid sequence: MTKFGIKKTSVHDRAHAEQVAHKHVPGRAYNVGDPVTKLIHTIGGGFFNEPKYYDSNRNAADFYRELFSTGSISSTIVDEMGLTEQAREVLETATAVANGDSPEDLLVIAAWARDTKNGLKLRSTPQIMLALAAAHSQTKAFVPKYAKLIMRRADEIRQVFGAFRHLFMAAGDDQKTADAKSGRKARGHRGALPHVLRKALALSLADQRDANLLKYNGKDRPTFRDVLLMVGGSKAIGKYLEKATGEQRDNWPVSKAMFEYIVNDKYVENLPPILEARKKFFATTKASDVTLDLVKDAGLTWENVVSHLGSSKDVWELCIPVMGEMALTRNLRNFEQAKISDAAWDLIYERLLSVADTVQLPFRFFAAEREVSSTAAKTVMGKMLDRAVENVADLPGITMVLTDNSGSAVGCAISGKSRIRVSDCGNMLSAVLAKRLGRRAIVGVFGDSSMWVPFSQADSCMAIKHQIDAVALTEERSKNGALAIPEYQKGSGVGAGTETGLWFSIDDLTKRKVHVDRMIFLSDLCCYTQGDNGTAQNCGVNLEKHFGKKATMQSMVDRYRQAVNKDCFVYSVNLNGHGQSQLRPSDDRTHLLSGWSEKLLEMIRDIEAGSSDEPEKAVEVPAIEVLRSRYQQV
- a CDS encoding GNAT family N-acetyltransferase; amino-acid sequence: MNATATIRHETDEDQQDIWNVNQAAFNGVDEANLVYALRDGGFVEVSLVAECDQQIVGHILFSRVTINTNTGPVNALSLAPMAVAPEHQRQAIGTKLVEAGLDACRKLGHKIVVVLGHTEFYPRFGFSAELAQPLASPFGGGEAWMALELVPGALEGVIGSVKYSPPFGAFG
- a CDS encoding DUF6933 domain-containing protein, producing the protein MIIRLSQKLAKKIKVSKLVEKPLDENQYADWSANVFNVGRTQYVILCNTKSMYSCVMYGNGITNDNTFIQRSLSLIREFMEDDGKESVYEQHIIPATRSVTFAKSLNRSVIGSMNELVMAADAVLSDDVAPHSVGTFLNDFLLSAIAADGDHGYGKPKDAFERLTSVGT